The genomic segment GGGCGGGGGTTGCGGCTGTTACGGTGGACACAGGCCGCCGCCGACTCCTGAGCGCAGCGCCAGCGGCGACAAGTCAAGCGGCGCCGGTTGCGGCTGATGCGGGCAGTCACCGGCAGCGAGGAGGTTTTCCATGGACCACGCGATCTATGCCATGACCGTCGGCATCGCGGAGAACTGGCGCCGATCGGGCATCATGCCGTGCATTCGCAGCGACGCGGAACGGGACGAGCCGGTGCCCTACATCATCTGGTGCATCGAGACTCCGGACGGCCCGGTGGTGGTGGACACCGCCTACCATCCGGATTACGTCCCCGTGGAGTGGGCGCAGGGGAACCAGTTCCGCGAGCCGGCCCAGCTTCTGGGCGAACTGGGAATCCGCCCGGAGGACGTGGCCACCGTCATCGTCACCCATTTCCACGTGGACCACTTCACCGGCTTCGACTTCTTTCCCAAGGCCAACTTCGTCATCCAGAAGGAAGAGTACGAGTTCTGGACCGGCCCCATGATGCGCTTCGACTACCTCAACAACCTGGTACGGCCCAAGGTCCGGCCGGCACTGCAACGACTCGTGGACGACGGCCGCGTCACACTGGTGGACGGGGACCATGAGCTGGCCCCCGGCGTGGAGTTGCTGAAGGCGGGCGGACACACCCCCGGCTCCCAGATGGTGGCGGTGGACACGGCCGGGGGCAAGGCGGTGCTGTGCGGCGACATCGCCTACACCTACCGGAACCTGCGCGAACGCATTCCGGTGGGCTGGTACTTCAACCTGCCCGACTCGGTGCTGGCGCTGGACCGGGCGCTCCGGACCGCGTCGCGCCCGGAGCTGTCG from the Deltaproteobacteria bacterium genome contains:
- a CDS encoding N-acyl homoserine lactonase family protein; translation: MDHAIYAMTVGIAENWRRSGIMPCIRSDAERDEPVPYIIWCIETPDGPVVVDTAYHPDYVPVEWAQGNQFREPAQLLGELGIRPEDVATVIVTHFHVDHFTGFDFFPKANFVIQKEEYEFWTGPMMRFDYLNNLVRPKVRPALQRLVDDGRVTLVDGDHELAPGVELLKAGGHTPGSQMVAVDTAGGKAVLCGDIAYTYRNLRERIPVGWYFNLPDSVLALDRALRTASRPELSFPNHDPKLMDGKRVIRVA